A segment of the Nitrospinota bacterium genome:
GAGTTGATCGAGGTCCTCTTTGAGTTTCTGGTCCTTGTCGGATGATACACTCTTGGCGCTCTCGGTCTGCTCGGTTTCCTGGGGTTCGCGACTGCGTTGACGCTGCTCCTGCCCACCCGTCGCCCAGGCACCAACGCCCACCCACGAGTCTGAACGCCTGGATTGCGGAACCTGCATAGAGTCTTCTCCTTCTTCCATCGGGGCGCGCCGTGCGGCCCTCACTGAGTGATGTTTTTCACGAGGTCATGGGCCGATCCCGAGGCGTTGAGCAGCTCCTCCACGTGGGCCCGCGTGCCCCGCAACGGCTCAGCCATGATAATTCGTTTGATGGGCTCTGTGCCGCCCAGGTTAAAAGAGATCGAGGCCCAGTTGACGCCGTAGACCTCGTCACTGTACCGCATCAGACACTGCCCTCGGAAGTATGCGCGGGTGCCTTCGGGCGGCTTATGCATTGCATCCTCGATGTCCTCATCTGTCGTAAGCCTCTCGACGCGGCCCTGCCTCTCCAAAAGGTGATAAAGCCCTCGATCCTCGCGCGTATCGTGGTACTGGAGGTCCATCATGGCGATGCGGGGGTCGCCCCAAGCCACACCCTTTTTCTCCTGGTACGATCTTAGCAGAAAGCGCTTGGTCACCCAGTCGAGCTGGCCGATAAGCTCGTCGGGATCGCGAGCCAAGGCATCGAGGGCCGCCTCCCAGCGATCGCAACAAGCCTCCAGCTCGGCCCCCTGGGGTTTCCGGGCGATGTACTGGCGGGCCTGGTCGAGGTATTCGCGCTGAATTTCCAGAGCGGTCATCCGCTGTCCATCTTCCATTTCCAAGGGCTGGCGAAGCGAGAGGTCCCGGCTCACTTGTTTCATGGCGGCCACGGGCTTCCGGATGGCCAGGTTAGGGAGGAAGACGTTGTCTTCGATCATTTTCAACACAAGCAGGGTGGTGCCCCACTTGAGGAAGGTCGCCACCTCCGCCATGTTCGAATCCCCCACGATTAAATGGAGGCGCCGGTACTTCTCCCTGTCGGCGTGAGGCTCGTCGCGGGTGTTGACGATCGCACGCTTATTCATGGTATCGAGTCCTACCTCGACCTCGAAGAAGTCGGCACGCTGTGAGATCTGGAAATCACAGGTCGGTGCATTGTTTTCTGCCATCGCCTTGCCGGCCCCGCAGAAAATCTGACGGGTGACAAGAAACGGAATGATGTGCTCGACGATGAGCTTAAAGGGGGCACGGCGGTCCATTAAGTAGTTTTCGTGGTAACCGTAGGAGTTGCCCTTCTGGTCGGAGTTGTTCCGGTAGATGATGAGGGCACGGCCGGGCGGGAGAGTGGCGTTGGCGTTACGGCGGCAGTTATCAATTATCCGCTCTCCGGCCTTCTCATAAGTGATGAGTTCGATTACCGAGGAGCACTCGGGCGTCGAGAACTCCGGATGGGCGTGGTCCACGTAGAGGCGCGCCCCGTTGATGAGCATCTTGTTGATCTGGACGTTGTCAGCGTAGCTCGGAACCTCGAGCTGCTCCTCGACTTGAAACCCGCGCGCGTCGGCATACGGGTTTTCCTCCTCGTAGTCCCATATGACGTTGGCCGTGGTCTGGTGGCTGTTGACCAGG
Coding sequences within it:
- a CDS encoding ubiquitin-like protein Pup — protein: MQVPQSRRSDSWVGVGAWATGGQEQRQRSREPQETEQTESAKSVSSDKDQKLKEDLDQLIDQIDEVLEENAEEFVRNYVQRGGQ
- a CDS encoding proteasome accessory factor PafA2, with the protein product MALPGHIIGSETEYGISLLGEEDFDAVTNSILLVNSHQTTANVIWDYEEENPYADARGFQVEEQLEVPSYADNVQINKMLINGARLYVDHAHPEFSTPECSSVIELITYEKAGERIIDNCRRNANATLPPGRALIIYRNNSDQKGNSYGYHENYLMDRRAPFKLIVEHIIPFLVTRQIFCGAGKAMAENNAPTCDFQISQRADFFEVEVGLDTMNKRAIVNTRDEPHADREKYRRLHLIVGDSNMAEVATFLKWGTTLLVLKMIEDNVFLPNLAIRKPVAAMKQVSRDLSLRQPLEMEDGQRMTALEIQREYLDQARQYIARKPQGAELEACCDRWEAALDALARDPDELIGQLDWVTKRFLLRSYQEKKGVAWGDPRIAMMDLQYHDTREDRGLYHLLERQGRVERLTTDEDIEDAMHKPPEGTRAYFRGQCLMRYSDEVYGVNWASISFNLGGTEPIKRIIMAEPLRGTRAHVEELLNASGSAHDLVKNITQ